One Natator depressus isolate rNatDep1 chromosome 5, rNatDep2.hap1, whole genome shotgun sequence DNA segment encodes these proteins:
- the LOC141988167 gene encoding uncharacterized protein LOC141988167: protein MHWPGRQEKPHELLNFISCLAIVMSSSAQVTTQSSSAEVTMESQNCKRAPSWTKREVLNLIAVCGDESVLSELRFKRRNAKIFEKISMGMKDRGYHRDSQQCRVKLKELRQAYQKIQDANARLGSEPQTYRFYDELHAILVGASTTVPPLYMDSCKGGVSRNRDEDFGDEKDDEEREAEDRAHQASGETVLPDSQELFITLDPIPSQPGLLDLEGGEGSSAANVSVLPLSSPSQRLSKIRSRKKRTHDEMFSELMQASDTERAQHNE, encoded by the exons atgcactggccaggtagacaggaaaagccccatgaactgttgaatttcatttcctgtttggccattGTGATgagctcttcagcacaggtgaccactcagagctcatcagcagaggtgaccatggagtcccagaattgcaaaagagctccatcatggaccaaacgggaggtactgaatctgattgctgtatgcggagacgaatccgtgctatcagaactccgtttcaaaagacgaaatgccaaaatatttgaaaaaatctccatgGGCATGAAGGatagaggctatcacagggactcGCAGCAGTGCcgagtgaaacttaaggagcttaggcaagcctaccaaaaaatcCAAGACGCAAATGCCCGCTTGggatcagagccccagacataccgcttctatgatgagctgcatgcaattctagtgGGTGCCTCAACCACTGTCCCACCCCTGTACATGGACTcttgcaaggggggagtctcacgcaacagggatgaggattttggggatgagaaaGATGATGAGGAGAGGGAGGCTGAAGATcgcgcacaccaggcaagtggagaaaccgttctccccgacagccaggaactgtttatcaccttggatccaataccctcccaacctgggctcctggaccttgaaggcggagaaggcagctctg ctgcaaatgtttcagtgctccccctatcatctccgtcccagaggctatcaaagattagaagccgaaaaaaacgcactcatgatgaaatgttctctgagctcatgcaggcctccgacactgaaagagcccagcacaatgagtga